A segment of the Odoribacter splanchnicus DSM 20712 genome:
GAATCACGGTGATTGTCGTTCCGGTATATGGGGGACGTATCGCAGAAACAGCTTTGGAGCGGATGGAAGGCATTTACGGACAGGATTCACCTGCCGTTGCGGTGGTCGTTTATGGTAACCGGGATTACGACGATGCTTTGCTGGAATTGAGGGATTGGTGTGTGGCTCACGGGTTTGTGCCTGTTGCCGGCGCTGCTTTTATCGGTGAACATTCTTATAGCAGACCCGACCGGCCGATAGCCGGAGGAAGGCCGGATAATCCGGATTTACAGAAAGCGCGGGCTTTCGGAGAGCAAGTAGGGCGGTTATTGAACCGTTTTCAGACTTTGGATGAAGTGGCCCCTATCGTGGTAAAAGGAAATTTCCCCTATAAAGTAAAAGGTCCCAAAACCCCTCAGACTCCTGAGACGGTAGCTGAATTATGCACGCAATGCGGATTTTGTATCGGGATTTGTCCGGTGCAGGCTATTCGTTTGGAAGAAGAGATCGTCAGCGATGCCGGGCGTTGTATAAAGTGTTGTGCGTGTGTAAAGCAATGTCCTAATGAGGCGCGTTTGTTCGAGACTCCTTATACCGATCTGTTGTTTAAGAATTTCAGTACCCGACGGGAACCGGAAATATTTCTATGACATGAAACGTTTTTTATTCTGGCTGGTGGTAAGTTGTTGTATCGTCGGATTCACAGCTTCGGACAATCCGGATTTTTTTACCCGGGTCGTTCACAACTTTATGGTTTTACGACAGGCCAGAATGCAGGAAAAGGTTTGGTTGCATACCGACCGTCCATCTTATCATGCCGGAGATACGATCCGGTTCCGGGCTTTTCTGGTCGATGCGGCTACCCACCGGCCTTCTCCTTATAGCCGTTTCGTGTATGTCGATCTGGTCAACCGCCGGGATTCGGTGCTTAAAAAGGTGAAGCTGGCCTTGATCGATTCTGTTTTTGCCGGCTATTTAAAGGTACCGGAGGATATTCGTCAGGGGGAATATTTTTTGCGGAGTTATTCTTACTGGATGCAGAATCTGGGGGAAGACTATATTTATGAAAAGAGAATCCATTTAATCAATCCGTCGGATTCGAAGGTGTTGACCGGAGTCACTTACCAGGAAGAGCAAGGAGAAAAATATGCGGTTGTCCGGCTGTCGAATTCCCGGAAGGAACCTTACCGGAAGCTGGCTGTCGATTATCAGTTGATCGGTAAGGGCAAAGAGGGCAAAGTACACCGCCGGCGAACGGATGAATCCGGAAAGGTCAGGATTAATATAGGGGAGTTGGCAGATCCTTCGGATGTCCGGATTCGTTTTTCGAACGGTATTCCTTATGAATTCAGCCGGACTATTCATTTGCCTGCCGATACGCTCGATTATGCTGTGTCGTTTTTTCCTGAAGGCGGGGAGTTTATTCCGGGGACAAGGCAAACCGTCGCTTTTAAAGCGATCGGTAAAGATGGGTTATCTGTCGATGTGGAAGGCTATCTGTATGACGAACGGGATAGTATCGTGGATATTGTCCGGAGTATTCATCATGGTATGGGATGGTTGAACAGTCCGTTGGAAAGTGGGAAAACGTATTACGTGAAGGTGAAGTCTGCTCAGGGACTGGAAAAAAAATTTTTTCTGCCCGAAGAGAACCGGTCCGGTATAGCTTTGAGTATCCGGCAAAATGGCCGTGAACTGTCTTATCGGGTGATCGGAGGAGAACAGGCGGTATTGCCGGATAGTCTGTATCTGATAGCCCATACCCGGGGGCAATTACTAGTGTGTACTCCCCTGGAGGGAAAGTTGCATGGAAAACTGTCGGCCGTTAATTTCCCGGAGGGAATATTGCATTTGTGTCTTATGGATTATCGTTGCCGGATCTATAGCCAAAGGTTATGTTTTATCCGTCATCCGGAAAAAACGGATCTTCGTATCGGAACGGATCGGGACGGATATATGAGCCGGGAAGCGGTCGATGTTGAACTTATTTTAAGCAGTGATTCGCTGAGGGAGGGGCGTTTTTCGCTGTCTGTGACGGACGATGCTGCCGTGTTGCGCGATTCCCTGCAGGACAATATTGTTTCTGAACTGCTGCTGAATTCCGATCTGAAAGGGTATATCGAAGATCCGGGCTTTTATTTCCGGGAGGTAAACCGGGCTACGGACCGTTGTCTGGATCTTTTGCTGCTGACACAGGGATGGACTCGTTTCGATGTCGGTGCTGTCGCTGCCGGAGAGTTTGAACAACTCGATTATTATATGGAACGCGGACAGACTATTTCGGGGAGAGTAAAAAACTTCTGGGGAAAAGAGGCAAAAGATGCACAATTGACTTTGCTGTCGACAAATATGCAGTTCGATGTATTGCAGGCGGATAGCACAGGGCATTTTTTGGTGGAAAGAATTTCTTTCCCCGAGAATACCGGTTTCATTGTACAGGCCAGAAATAGTAAAGGGAGAAAAGGGGTAGAAGTGATTATCGATTCGGAAGTATATCTGGCGCCTGAGATTCAAATTCCGTATGAACGTCGGCAAGCGAACGGAGAAGATGAGTTTTATAAGCAATTCGGCCGTGATTTTTATTACGACCATGGCGTGAAAGTATATGTGCTCGACGAAGCTTTGGTCAGGAGGACTCCTCCGAAAAAAAATTATTCTTTCTATGATGCTTCGGCCCGGTATATGCTGGATTCTGCCCGGTTGGCTGCTATGAAACAGAAAGATATGCGTACGGCCCTTATGGAAATTCCCGGTGTTATGGTGATCGGGGAGGAAATCACTTACCGGGGCAAAAAACTACATTTGGTATTGAATGATTTTCCGGAAGAATTCGACCGGATTATGATGATGAATCCGGAACAGTTTTTAAGTATCAGCCTGTTGGATGAAAGAATGTCTTATTTTTATTTTGGGCAGGAAGCCCCGGATGGAGCGTTGATATTTACAGAAAATTTCGATTACCGG
Coding sequences within it:
- a CDS encoding 4Fe-4S binding protein, which translates into the protein MTYDYAHLICFSPTHSSHMIGETVLQGLGTGHVSETDLTYEKPEENLTIHSGITVIVVPVYGGRIAETALERMEGIYGQDSPAVAVVVYGNRDYDDALLELRDWCVAHGFVPVAGAAFIGEHSYSRPDRPIAGGRPDNPDLQKARAFGEQVGRLLNRFQTLDEVAPIVVKGNFPYKVKGPKTPQTPETVAELCTQCGFCIGICPVQAIRLEEEIVSDAGRCIKCCACVKQCPNEARLFETPYTDLLFKNFSTRREPEIFL
- a CDS encoding alpha-2-macroglobulin family protein, which codes for MKRFLFWLVVSCCIVGFTASDNPDFFTRVVHNFMVLRQARMQEKVWLHTDRPSYHAGDTIRFRAFLVDAATHRPSPYSRFVYVDLVNRRDSVLKKVKLALIDSVFAGYLKVPEDIRQGEYFLRSYSYWMQNLGEDYIYEKRIHLINPSDSKVLTGVTYQEEQGEKYAVVRLSNSRKEPYRKLAVDYQLIGKGKEGKVHRRRTDESGKVRINIGELADPSDVRIRFSNGIPYEFSRTIHLPADTLDYAVSFFPEGGEFIPGTRQTVAFKAIGKDGLSVDVEGYLYDERDSIVDIVRSIHHGMGWLNSPLESGKTYYVKVKSAQGLEKKFFLPEENRSGIALSIRQNGRELSYRVIGGEQAVLPDSLYLIAHTRGQLLVCTPLEGKLHGKLSAVNFPEGILHLCLMDYRCRIYSQRLCFIRHPEKTDLRIGTDRDGYMSREAVDVELILSSDSLREGRFSLSVTDDAAVLRDSLQDNIVSELLLNSDLKGYIEDPGFYFREVNRATDRCLDLLLLTQGWTRFDVGAVAAGEFEQLDYYMERGQTISGRVKNFWGKEAKDAQLTLLSTNMQFDVLQADSTGHFLVERISFPENTGFIVQARNSKGRKGVEVIIDSEVYLAPEIQIPYERRQANGEDEFYKQFGRDFYYDHGVKVYVLDEALVRRTPPKKNYSFYDASARYMLDSARLAAMKQKDMRTALMEIPGVMVIGEEITYRGKKLHLVLNDFPEEFDRIMMMNPEQFLSISLLDERMSYFYFGQEAPDGALIFTENFDYRPERLKQRGLSVFRPLGYQKPVDFYIPRYDVDSVRLAMADSTDIRPTVYWNPNIKLKTSEPTHVRFFMDDACDHCTFVLEGVLNDGTVCRKEKKISLRR